From the genome of Cytobacillus firmus, one region includes:
- a CDS encoding DUF1540 domain-containing protein, translating into MEVEVLCNVENCKYWAEGDKCVADSIYVIGQNGREADEIEETACKTFEPDA; encoded by the coding sequence ATGGAAGTAGAAGTTTTGTGTAACGTGGAAAACTGTAAGTACTGGGCTGAAGGTGATAAATGTGTAGCTGACTCTATTTATGTGATTGGCCAGAATGGCCGGGAAGCGGATGAAATAGAGGAAACAGCCTGTAAAACGTTTGAGCCAGATGCATAA
- a CDS encoding AAA family ATPase, whose protein sequence is MDLLSSQYVRGIRLKREDIPSFHQYPFSLPSLKTLDEMAFHPKVTFLIGENGMGKSTLLEAVAVALGFNAEGGSFNFNFSTFDSHSILGEYLKVIKGVDRPSDGFFLRAESFYNVASNIEEMDREGGAPKVIDSFGGRSLHEQSHGEAFFSTFLHRFRGSGIYILDEPEAALSPLRQMSMLTRIHDLVSEHSQFIIATHSPIIMAYPDAAIYEFTDDGISEKKLEETNHYRIMKQFFDDKKRMLHHLLNE, encoded by the coding sequence ATGGATCTATTAAGTTCACAGTACGTAAGAGGCATTAGGCTTAAAAGAGAAGATATACCATCCTTCCATCAGTATCCCTTCAGCCTTCCGAGCCTGAAAACGCTGGATGAAATGGCGTTTCACCCGAAAGTCACCTTTCTGATCGGCGAGAATGGGATGGGTAAGTCGACTTTGCTGGAGGCAGTAGCGGTTGCATTGGGATTCAATGCGGAAGGCGGATCATTCAATTTTAATTTTTCTACCTTTGATTCACATTCCATACTGGGCGAATATTTAAAGGTAATAAAAGGCGTAGATAGACCATCTGATGGTTTTTTCTTAAGAGCAGAGAGCTTCTATAATGTAGCTTCCAATATTGAGGAAATGGACAGGGAAGGCGGAGCACCAAAAGTGATTGACTCCTTTGGCGGCCGTTCTTTACATGAGCAATCGCATGGGGAAGCATTTTTCTCCACCTTTCTTCATCGCTTTCGCGGCAGCGGAATCTACATACTGGATGAGCCGGAAGCGGCACTTTCACCATTGAGGCAAATGTCTATGCTGACAAGGATTCATGACTTGGTCAGCGAACATTCACAATTTATAATCGCTACCCATTCTCCGATCATTATGGCCTATCCTGATGCAGCCATATATGAATTCACTGATGACGGCATCTCAGAAAAGAAGCTGGAAGAAACGAATCATTACCGCATTATGAAGCAATTTTTCGATGATAAGAAGCGAATGCTTCATCATTTGCTGAATGAATAA
- a CDS encoding tRNA dihydrouridine synthase: MKENFWRELPRPFFILAPMEEVTDVVFRHVVSEAARPDVFFTEFTNSDSYCHPEGVNSVRGRLTFTEDEQPIVAHIWGDKPEYFRQMSIGMAEMGFKGLDINMGCPVPNVTQNGKGSGLIRRPELAAELIQAAKAGGLPVSVKTRLGFTEVDEWKTWLKHILEQDIANLSIHLRTRDEMSKVPAHWELIPEIKELRDQVAPDTLLTINGDIPDRQKGLELAEKYGIDGVMIGRGIFHNPFAFEKEKKEHTSEELLALLRLHMDLHDQYSHLELRPFTALHRFFKIYVKGFPGASALRNHLMNTRSTNEVRELLDAFASQNLENNN, translated from the coding sequence ATGAAAGAAAATTTCTGGCGTGAGTTACCGCGGCCATTTTTTATACTGGCACCCATGGAAGAGGTGACAGATGTTGTTTTCCGCCATGTGGTGAGTGAAGCAGCAAGACCTGATGTGTTTTTTACTGAGTTTACAAACTCAGATAGTTATTGTCACCCTGAGGGGGTCAATAGTGTACGAGGGCGTTTGACTTTTACTGAGGATGAACAGCCAATTGTCGCACATATCTGGGGAGATAAGCCTGAATACTTCCGTCAAATGAGTATTGGGATGGCGGAAATGGGCTTTAAGGGATTGGATATCAATATGGGCTGTCCGGTCCCCAATGTGACCCAGAATGGGAAGGGAAGCGGGCTGATCCGCCGTCCCGAACTGGCAGCAGAACTAATACAGGCAGCCAAAGCAGGAGGTTTGCCGGTAAGTGTAAAGACAAGGCTTGGCTTCACAGAGGTAGACGAATGGAAGACCTGGCTGAAGCATATTTTGGAGCAGGACATTGCGAATCTTTCCATCCACCTGCGAACACGGGACGAAATGAGCAAAGTGCCGGCGCATTGGGAGCTGATTCCGGAGATTAAGGAACTTCGTGACCAGGTTGCACCGGATACACTTTTGACGATCAATGGAGATATTCCTGATCGTCAAAAGGGCTTGGAGCTTGCCGAGAAATACGGGATTGATGGAGTCATGATTGGGCGCGGCATATTCCATAATCCATTTGCCTTTGAAAAGGAGAAGAAGGAACATACAAGTGAGGAATTGCTGGCCCTCTTAAGATTGCATATGGATCTCCATGATCAATATTCACATTTAGAGCTGCGGCCGTTCACGGCTCTTCACCGCTTCTTCAAGATCTATGTCAAAGGATTCCCAGGGGCAAGTGCACTAAGAAATCATTTGATGAACACAAGGTCAACAAATGAAGTGCGTGAATTGCTTGATGCCTTTGCGTCACAGAACCTTGAAAATAATAATTGA
- a CDS encoding conserved phage C-terminal domain-containing protein — protein MSKFLVGERPIILIPSLAVKLGMKEAIVLQHVHYWLSVSRNEKDGRKWVYNTYGEWKKQLPFWSLSTIKRTIAILEEKGYLLSDNFNAHNWDQTKWYSIDYEKLREIEGELKGPIQIKGGEYSHQDDEETEIPYAAIIQYLNEKTDSGYRESSRKSRSLIRAWWEQGFTLGDFQKVIDLKAAEWKRDPQYSRYLRPETLFGSKFEAYLNQKPQAQQLREEDFNLD, from the coding sequence ATGAGCAAGTTTTTGGTGGGGGAGCGGCCTATTATATTGATTCCATCGCTCGCGGTGAAGCTGGGAATGAAGGAGGCGATCGTGCTTCAGCATGTCCATTATTGGCTTTCAGTCAGCAGGAATGAGAAGGATGGCCGAAAATGGGTTTACAACACGTATGGAGAATGGAAGAAACAGTTGCCTTTCTGGTCGCTGAGTACCATTAAACGGACAATTGCCATTCTCGAGGAAAAGGGTTATCTCCTGTCGGATAACTTCAATGCGCATAATTGGGATCAGACGAAATGGTATTCGATTGACTATGAAAAGCTGAGGGAGATTGAAGGAGAGTTAAAGGGGCCCATTCAAATAAAGGGCGGTGAATATTCCCATCAGGATGACGAGGAAACGGAAATTCCGTACGCTGCCATCATCCAATATCTTAATGAGAAAACGGATTCGGGCTACCGGGAGAGCTCCAGGAAATCGAGGAGTCTGATCAGGGCTTGGTGGGAACAAGGCTTCACGCTGGGGGATTTTCAAAAGGTTATTGATTTGAAGGCAGCGGAATGGAAGAGAGACCCGCAATATTCCCGCTACCTGAGACCTGAAACACTGTTTGGCTCAAAATTTGAAGCGTATTTAAATCAAAAGCCGCAGGCACAACAACTGCGGGAGGAAGATTTTAACCTTGACTGA
- a CDS encoding VOC family protein produces MAVNAYLNFDGNTREAIEFYVKAFELEMPEITTFGDAPQNPEYPLPEEAKNLVMHSSLTICGSTVMFSDTFPGMPFTVGNNINLAVVINDVDNLRKYFNNLADGGNVTMELQETFWSKSFGQLTDKFGVNWMFSHESE; encoded by the coding sequence TTGGCTGTTAATGCCTATTTAAATTTTGATGGAAATACACGCGAAGCTATTGAGTTTTATGTAAAGGCTTTTGAACTGGAAATGCCTGAGATTACAACTTTTGGTGATGCTCCGCAGAATCCTGAATATCCTCTCCCGGAGGAAGCCAAAAATCTGGTTATGCATTCAAGCCTTACTATTTGCGGCAGTACTGTCATGTTTTCAGATACGTTTCCAGGTATGCCATTTACAGTAGGAAATAACATTAATCTCGCAGTTGTCATTAATGATGTGGATAACCTGAGAAAGTATTTTAACAATCTGGCAGATGGCGGTAATGTAACAATGGAGCTGCAGGAAACATTCTGGAGCAAGAGCTTTGGCCAGTTAACAGATAAATTCGGCGTTAACTGGATGTTCAGCCACGAAAGCGAATAA
- a CDS encoding ABC transporter ATP-binding protein: MDFPVKKFFSYYKPYRKLLLSVLACAFIVSALSLLFPLLVRYITKDVLEGDLSIALNKVFWIGGLMLVLTAIQNLANYFVDFKGHELGARMESALRGELFEHMQKLSFSFYDKEKIGKLMSRITNDLLMLSELYHHAPEDYLKYLVRLVGAFVILFFINAPLTIIVFCFLPFLGLFIFQLNKIENRALRKNKERIADVNAQVEDSLAGIRVVKSFTNEKVEIKKFARENNLFLESRIAFYKAEAIFYNGVQTFIQLITIAVIIFGSASIVKNTLDLADLITFLLYINFMLEPIQKMVHMSTQLQEGITGFQRFMEIMNLKPAIESKPNAVSLKKVLGEIEFRHVQFRYEDNLDHVLENMSLKIKQGEYVALVGPSGAGKTTFCSLIPRFYDVTDGKIMLDGIDIRDIDLYSLRKNIGIVQQDVYLFAGTVMDNIRYGNPNASDEEIIAAAQCANAHDFIMKLPDGYQSGIGQRGVRLSGGQKQRLSIARVFLKNPPILILDEATSALDNESESIIKDSLELLAKGRTTLVIAHRLSTIRNAQRIIVLTEEGIVEEGTHDALLAKHGAYSSLYSKQFESIL, translated from the coding sequence ATGGATTTTCCAGTCAAAAAATTTTTCTCTTATTATAAGCCTTATCGGAAATTATTATTGTCCGTATTGGCATGTGCCTTTATCGTCTCCGCCTTGTCTTTGTTGTTTCCACTTCTCGTAAGGTATATTACAAAGGACGTCCTTGAAGGGGACCTGTCAATCGCATTAAATAAAGTGTTTTGGATTGGCGGGCTGATGCTTGTTCTAACCGCAATCCAAAATCTTGCGAATTACTTTGTTGACTTTAAAGGACATGAATTAGGCGCTCGCATGGAAAGCGCCCTGCGCGGCGAACTGTTTGAGCACATGCAAAAACTTTCTTTCAGTTTTTACGATAAAGAAAAAATCGGCAAGCTCATGTCGAGGATTACGAACGACCTATTGATGCTCTCCGAACTATACCATCATGCACCAGAAGATTATCTAAAATACCTGGTTCGTTTAGTCGGTGCGTTTGTCATCTTATTTTTCATCAATGCCCCCCTGACGATTATTGTATTTTGCTTTTTGCCGTTCCTGGGTTTATTTATTTTTCAGCTCAATAAGATTGAAAACAGGGCATTAAGAAAGAACAAAGAAAGGATTGCCGACGTAAACGCTCAGGTAGAGGATAGTCTGGCTGGCATCCGCGTTGTAAAATCGTTCACCAATGAAAAAGTGGAAATTAAAAAATTCGCTCGTGAAAATAACCTCTTCCTTGAAAGCAGGATAGCCTTCTATAAAGCAGAAGCGATTTTTTACAATGGGGTACAAACATTTATCCAGCTGATTACAATTGCAGTTATTATTTTCGGCAGTGCCAGTATTGTAAAAAACACACTTGATTTAGCAGATTTAATTACTTTTTTGCTGTATATAAATTTTATGCTGGAACCGATTCAAAAAATGGTTCATATGAGCACGCAACTCCAGGAAGGAATTACCGGCTTTCAGCGCTTTATGGAAATTATGAATCTAAAGCCCGCAATTGAAAGCAAACCGAATGCCGTGAGTCTCAAGAAAGTCCTTGGTGAAATTGAATTCAGGCATGTTCAATTCCGGTATGAAGATAATTTGGATCATGTTTTGGAAAATATGTCGCTTAAAATAAAACAGGGAGAATATGTTGCCTTGGTTGGCCCATCGGGTGCAGGCAAAACGACTTTCTGCTCTCTTATCCCCCGCTTTTATGATGTAACTGACGGCAAGATAATGCTGGACGGAATTGATATCCGTGATATCGATCTTTATTCATTAAGAAAAAACATCGGTATCGTTCAGCAGGATGTTTACCTGTTTGCTGGAACGGTAATGGATAATATCCGGTATGGGAATCCCAATGCAAGTGATGAGGAAATTATCGCTGCGGCCCAGTGCGCCAATGCACATGACTTTATCATGAAGCTGCCAGACGGTTACCAATCTGGAATTGGTCAGCGGGGGGTCAGGCTTTCGGGCGGACAAAAACAGCGACTAAGCATTGCCCGCGTATTCCTTAAGAATCCGCCAATCCTCATTTTGGATGAAGCAACGAGTGCACTTGATAACGAAAGCGAAAGCATCATTAAGGACTCACTAGAATTACTCGCAAAAGGGCGAACAACCCTCGTCATAGCCCACCGCCTTTCAACAATTCGGAACGCACAGCGGATTATCGTTTTGACTGAGGAGGGTATTGTCGAAGAAGGAACACACGATGCGCTGCTTGCAAAACATGGAGCCTATTCAAGCCTCTACTCCAAACAGTTTGAATCAATACTGTAA
- a CDS encoding protein adenylyltransferase SelO: MTISNEIGWNFDNSYARLPQTFFSKMKPNPVQSPELVILNGELAKSLGLNMDALTSETGIEGLSGSQVPEEAEPLAQAYAGHQFGHFNMLGDGRAMLIGEQITPEDKRVDIQLKGSGRTPFSRGGDGRAALGPMLREYIISEAMHALGIPTTRSLAVVTTGEAIIRETMLPGAILTRVADSHIRVGTFQYAANWRPVGELRTLADYTIERHYPEIKEDDNPYLALLKKVIQRQAALIAKWQHIGFIHGVMNTDNMAISGETIDYGPCAFMDKYDLATVFSSIDREGRYAYGNQPYIGGWNLARFAETLLPLLHEEEEEAVKIAQGAISEYNKMYQDYWLAGMRAKLGIFNEEAEDEALFTGLLKIMQKSEADYTNTFRALTLGDLENTVLGNNQEFAGWHGQWQERLTRQKETKEEVNQLMRASNPAVIPRNHRVEEALEAAVNNGDYSVMKKLLAVLENPYAYREDQEEYCRLPEPAGAPYRTFCGT, from the coding sequence ATGACAATTAGCAATGAAATCGGATGGAATTTTGATAATAGCTATGCGCGGCTCCCGCAGACATTCTTCTCAAAAATGAAGCCTAACCCTGTACAATCCCCTGAGCTGGTAATCCTTAACGGGGAACTGGCGAAATCTCTGGGGTTAAATATGGATGCTTTGACAAGTGAAACAGGCATTGAGGGCCTTTCAGGCTCTCAAGTTCCAGAAGAAGCTGAACCTCTTGCTCAAGCTTATGCAGGACATCAGTTTGGACATTTTAATATGCTTGGGGATGGCCGGGCAATGCTGATTGGCGAGCAGATAACACCAGAGGATAAAAGGGTCGACATTCAGCTGAAGGGCTCCGGCAGAACGCCATTTTCGCGCGGCGGAGATGGGCGGGCGGCTCTGGGCCCTATGCTCCGGGAGTACATTATCAGTGAAGCCATGCATGCCCTTGGAATTCCCACTACCCGCAGTCTGGCGGTTGTAACAACAGGGGAAGCCATTATCCGGGAGACCATGCTTCCGGGTGCGATCCTGACAAGAGTTGCGGATAGCCATATACGGGTGGGGACTTTTCAATATGCGGCGAATTGGCGGCCTGTTGGGGAGCTTAGAACCCTGGCAGATTACACGATTGAGCGTCATTATCCTGAAATCAAAGAAGATGACAATCCTTACCTGGCTCTCCTAAAGAAAGTGATCCAGCGTCAGGCTGCTCTCATTGCGAAATGGCAGCATATAGGCTTCATCCATGGAGTCATGAACACCGACAACATGGCAATCAGCGGAGAAACGATTGATTATGGTCCGTGCGCCTTTATGGATAAGTATGATCTGGCAACTGTCTTCAGTTCCATTGACAGGGAAGGCCGTTATGCTTATGGAAATCAGCCGTATATTGGCGGCTGGAATCTGGCGAGATTTGCGGAAACCCTTTTGCCTCTGCTGCATGAAGAGGAAGAGGAAGCTGTTAAAATAGCTCAGGGCGCCATTTCAGAATACAATAAAATGTATCAGGACTATTGGCTTGCCGGCATGAGGGCAAAGCTTGGGATCTTTAATGAAGAAGCAGAAGATGAAGCCCTTTTTACCGGACTTCTAAAGATTATGCAAAAGTCTGAAGCCGATTATACGAACACATTCCGTGCCTTAACGCTGGGCGACCTTGAGAACACTGTGTTAGGTAATAATCAGGAATTTGCCGGCTGGCATGGTCAATGGCAGGAAAGGCTGACCAGGCAGAAGGAAACGAAAGAAGAAGTAAATCAGTTAATGAGGGCCAGCAACCCGGCCGTCATCCCGCGAAACCACCGGGTGGAAGAAGCTCTGGAAGCAGCGGTTAACAATGGAGATTACAGCGTGATGAAAAAGCTTCTTGCAGTGCTGGAGAATCCTTATGCTTATAGGGAAGATCAGGAAGAATACTGCAGGCTTCCAGAGCCAGCCGGCGCACCCTATCGAACATTTTGCGGAACTTAA
- a CDS encoding VOC family protein translates to MLNQLCVITIKVKDLKSAVNFYTEVLDFKVSKHYGDKIVSLVHNDVPVVLEESADEKTGSNVLPGILSKNIESDFSKMREAGVKMLFENPQPCPPGRYFIIEDPSGNQIEIVEFTN, encoded by the coding sequence ATGTTAAATCAATTATGTGTTATTACGATCAAAGTAAAGGATTTGAAAAGTGCGGTGAATTTTTATACTGAGGTTTTAGACTTCAAAGTATCGAAACATTATGGAGATAAAATTGTCAGTCTTGTACATAATGATGTGCCGGTTGTTCTGGAAGAAAGCGCAGATGAAAAAACGGGATCAAACGTATTGCCTGGAATCCTCTCAAAAAATATCGAAAGTGATTTTAGCAAAATGAGAGAAGCTGGTGTGAAAATGCTTTTTGAAAATCCTCAGCCATGTCCTCCTGGCCGTTACTTCATTATTGAGGATCCTTCAGGAAATCAAATTGAAATAGTTGAGTTCACTAATTGA
- a CDS encoding SPL family radical SAM protein translates to MNIQLKEIISKSILTPAKGAIDNFTHSLNPYAGCAFGCKYCYVRELPVSIFREEEWGAWIDIKSNAAELLEKELAKAKKRGKVALFMSSSTDPYQPIEYTSKLTRSLLEVMFENQPDFLHVQTRSPLVKRDIDLFQQFRDRIRISMTIETDKEEVRKAFAPAAPPIPARMAALKDIKDAGIITQATLAPLLPCSREFPAKLKSIANRVTIDDFWMGDGSGGRRTERLGIRKIFDELGLEKWYNPSAYKVVLKMLEQEFQDAPIQLGVSKTGFSPDGK, encoded by the coding sequence TTGAACATACAGCTTAAAGAAATCATATCAAAAAGTATCTTAACACCTGCCAAAGGTGCGATAGACAATTTTACTCATTCATTGAACCCCTATGCGGGCTGTGCTTTTGGCTGTAAATATTGCTATGTAAGGGAGCTCCCTGTTTCCATTTTCCGTGAAGAGGAATGGGGTGCGTGGATTGATATAAAATCAAATGCGGCAGAGCTTTTGGAGAAAGAATTGGCTAAAGCCAAAAAAAGGGGAAAAGTTGCTTTATTTATGTCCTCTTCCACAGATCCTTACCAGCCGATTGAATATACCTCAAAACTGACCAGAAGTTTATTGGAAGTTATGTTTGAAAATCAGCCTGACTTTTTACATGTACAAACCCGTTCGCCATTGGTAAAGCGGGATATCGATTTATTCCAGCAATTCAGAGATAGAATCAGAATTTCTATGACAATCGAGACAGACAAAGAAGAAGTCAGAAAAGCATTTGCACCAGCGGCACCTCCCATCCCGGCAAGAATGGCTGCACTAAAAGACATAAAAGATGCAGGAATTATAACTCAGGCAACACTGGCCCCGTTACTTCCATGCTCGAGGGAATTTCCTGCAAAACTTAAATCTATTGCCAACCGTGTTACGATAGACGATTTTTGGATGGGGGATGGAAGCGGAGGAAGAAGGACCGAAAGACTGGGAATCCGTAAGATTTTTGATGAGCTTGGTTTGGAGAAATGGTATAATCCGTCTGCATATAAAGTGGTTCTTAAAATGCTGGAGCAGGAATTTCAAGATGCACCCATTCAATTAGGTGTATCAAAAACGGGGTTCAGCCCCGATGGCAAATAG